Sequence from the Aromatoleum petrolei genome:
CTGAAGGCCCAGTACCCGGACCCCGAACACCCGGTGGTGCGCCTGCATCCCGAGACCGGCGAGAAGGTGCTGTTCGTGAACGCCTTCACGACCCACTTCACCAACTTCCACACCCCGGCCAACGTGCGCTTCGGCCAGGACTACGCCCCGGGCGCGTCCGAGCTGATGCAGTACCTGGTCCGCCAGGCCTTCGTCCCCGAGTACCAGGTGCGCTGGCGCTGGAAGCCCAACAGCATGGCGATCTGGGACAACCGCAGCACCCAGCACTACGCCGTCATGGACTACGCGCCCTGCCATCGCAAGATGGAACGCGCCGGCATCATCGGCGACAAGCCCTACGGCCTCGAAGGCCCCGGCGCCTGAAGCGCGCCGACACGAATCCCCCAATCGCTACCCATCCCCGCAAGGAGCACCTGACATGAATTTCCTCGACGGATCGCTGTTCCCCGAAAACCAGCAGAAACTCGTCATCACCGCCGCGCCCTACGGCCCCGAGTGGATGCCTTCCGACTTCCCCGAAGACATTCCCGTGACGATGGAGGAACAGATCCAGAAGGCGGTCGACTGCTACAACGCCGGCGCAACGGTGCTGCACGTGCATGTGCGCGAACTCGACGGGCACGGGTCGAAGCGCCTGTCGAAATTCAATGAACTGCTCGCCGGCATCCGCGCCCGCGTGCCGGACATGATCCTGCAGGTCGGCGGCTCGATCTCCTTCGCCCCCGAGGGTGATGGCGAGGCGGCCAAGTGGCTCTCCGACGACACCCGCCACATGCTCGCCGAGCTGCAGCCGACGCCCGACCAGGTGACGATTGCGATCAACACCAACCAGATGAACGTGGTCGAGCAGATGTGCGCCGCCGACGTCGCCGGCACTTCGCTCGGCGAGCCGGCGATGTACAAGGCCTACCGCGAGATGACGATTCCGGCCGGCCCGGAATGGGTCGAGGAGCACATCCGTCGCCTGTCGTCGAAGGGCATCCAGACGCACTTCCAGCTCGCCAACATCACGCAGCTCGAGACCGTCGAACGCATGATGCGCCGTGGCGCCTGCAACGTGCCGCTGATCCTGACCTGGGTGGCGATCGGTGGCGGTTTCGATGCGCCGAACATCTACAACCTGGC
This genomic interval carries:
- a CDS encoding 3-keto-5-aminohexanoate cleavage protein translates to MNFLDGSLFPENQQKLVITAAPYGPEWMPSDFPEDIPVTMEEQIQKAVDCYNAGATVLHVHVRELDGHGSKRLSKFNELLAGIRARVPDMILQVGGSISFAPEGDGEAAKWLSDDTRHMLAELQPTPDQVTIAINTNQMNVVEQMCAADVAGTSLGEPAMYKAYREMTIPAGPEWVEEHIRRLSSKGIQTHFQLANITQLETVERMMRRGACNVPLILTWVAIGGGFDAPNIYNLANFVRACPDGAVLTLETSMLNVLPINMMAIAMGLHVRCGIEDNIWTQRRDRKMGSVEQIEQLVRISREFGRDVANAKEAREIYKIGKFYEGADETLAKNGFAPNRKPGQVGFLQHAA